In one window of Chloroflexota bacterium DNA:
- a CDS encoding MFS transporter, with the protein MTSPEAFPGPDKSAHQGRLIGLSILMRLTVDTAMRMMYPFLPVISRGLGISLAQGGLLLAIRSAMIVASPIFGTWNDRHGPRPLLVGALFLQGLSLLWLSTAQGFWAAVPSMVLLGLAAAVLVPTLHTVISNQVPFQRRGRALGIVEFSWALTGLFILPLVGLLMVRYGWQMPIRLTGILSLAASPLPFLLPGGREQAARIQRGFLDLTLSVLGVPSARAALAVSGLMFVAAESFFVTYGAWMENSFGLAPNEIGRIAALLGVAELSASGFSSLFIDRIGKKRGVGIGLMAMTGALILLPLFEGTQKLAVAGMFLFTMSFEFTIVSNIGLLSEQVPRARGTVLSMGAMISAITRAASAFVGAALFQSWGIVGPALFGAGGTLLAVFVLYRWVQEQAIVPAALGKGTESLGP; encoded by the coding sequence AATCAGCCCATCAGGGCCGTCTGATTGGCCTGTCGATCCTCATGCGCCTGACCGTCGATACGGCAATGCGCATGATGTATCCCTTCCTGCCGGTTATCAGCCGGGGACTGGGCATAAGTCTTGCCCAGGGTGGTCTGCTACTTGCCATACGATCTGCCATGATCGTGGCGAGCCCCATTTTTGGAACCTGGAACGACCGGCATGGGCCACGTCCTCTCCTGGTCGGCGCCCTGTTCCTGCAGGGACTCAGCCTGCTATGGTTGAGCACTGCTCAGGGATTCTGGGCGGCCGTGCCCTCCATGGTTCTTCTGGGCCTGGCTGCTGCAGTGCTCGTTCCTACGCTGCATACGGTGATCAGTAACCAGGTCCCTTTCCAGCGACGGGGACGGGCCCTGGGGATCGTGGAATTCAGTTGGGCGCTTACCGGCCTCTTCATCCTGCCGCTGGTGGGACTCCTGATGGTTCGGTACGGCTGGCAGATGCCAATTCGCCTGACAGGAATCCTCAGCCTGGCAGCCTCACCGCTACCATTCCTGTTGCCCGGCGGTCGGGAACAGGCTGCGCGGATACAACGGGGCTTCCTTGACCTGACCCTCTCCGTGCTGGGCGTGCCAAGTGCCAGGGCGGCCCTCGCCGTCAGCGGATTGATGTTTGTCGCAGCCGAGAGCTTTTTTGTCACATACGGCGCCTGGATGGAGAATTCCTTTGGCCTGGCGCCCAACGAGATCGGACGAATCGCTGCGCTGCTGGGAGTGGCAGAATTATCAGCATCGGGCTTCAGCAGTCTCTTCATCGACCGGATAGGCAAGAAGCGGGGCGTCGGAATCGGCCTGATGGCGATGACCGGCGCGTTGATCTTGCTGCCTCTTTTCGAGGGAACCCAGAAGCTCGCTGTCGCCGGCATGTTTCTCTTTACCATGAGTTTCGAATTCACCATCGTCTCCAACATAGGCCTGCTGTCAGAACAGGTGCCACGGGCCCGCGGCACAGTATTATCCATGGGCGCCATGATATCTGCCATCACCCGCGCGGCCAGTGCCTTCGTTGGCGCTGCGCTGTTCCAAAGCTGGGGAATAGTGGGACCGGCCCTTTTCGGTGCAGGCGGAACACTATTGGCAGTCTTTGTGTTGTATCGTTGGGTTCAGGAACAGGCGATTGTGCCCGCAGCTCTTGGGAAAGGAACTGAATCGTTAGGACCATGA
- a CDS encoding uroporphyrinogen decarboxylase family protein produces the protein MSKKSNRPSRELVRSVLRGERPEELPCGELVIEDEFVRDLIGLDEETVSWSARYAVLRRLNQDLVVVPFSSGWGSPTQPDTEEAEAALEAWHADSDLFVFALVDGPFSAAARAWGWESALMRLTSGGKAEQRFMAESVVMLAEMAGRLRAKGADGIIIGDDIAYRRATYISPKALRQNYFPYLTVLVEAIQSAGHPVVFHSDGNLWAIMDDLLETGIDGLQGMEPGAAMNMTRVREHAGPQLCLWGNIDVGWLAVPRGIEEIQRYVADMLHPLIDTSVILGTSGGLMPGIPGANLETLYQVGKNIAN, from the coding sequence ATGAGCAAAAAAAGCAACCGGCCATCCCGGGAACTGGTGCGCAGTGTTCTTCGGGGAGAGCGGCCGGAAGAATTGCCCTGTGGCGAACTTGTCATTGAAGACGAATTCGTGCGTGACCTGATCGGCCTGGACGAGGAAACGGTTTCCTGGTCGGCCCGTTATGCCGTGCTGCGACGGCTCAACCAGGATCTGGTCGTGGTGCCTTTCTCCAGTGGCTGGGGCAGCCCCACCCAGCCTGACACGGAGGAAGCTGAAGCTGCTCTGGAAGCATGGCACGCCGACAGCGACCTGTTTGTGTTTGCATTGGTGGACGGCCCCTTCAGCGCGGCGGCCAGGGCCTGGGGTTGGGAGTCTGCCTTGATGCGTTTGACCAGCGGCGGCAAGGCGGAACAGCGCTTCATGGCGGAGTCCGTCGTCATGCTTGCCGAAATGGCCGGCCGGCTTCGAGCGAAAGGAGCGGATGGGATCATCATCGGGGACGACATCGCTTATCGCCGCGCAACCTATATCAGCCCAAAGGCGCTTCGACAGAACTATTTCCCCTATCTGACCGTGCTGGTCGAGGCCATCCAAAGCGCGGGGCATCCGGTGGTTTTTCACTCCGACGGCAACCTGTGGGCTATCATGGACGATCTGCTGGAAACCGGAATCGACGGCCTGCAGGGCATGGAACCTGGCGCGGCTATGAACATGACTCGTGTCCGAGAGCACGCAGGCCCTCAGCTTTGTCTCTGGGGAAACATAGACGTGGGCTGGCTTGCCGTGCCCCGCGGGATCGAGGAAATCCAGCGTTACGTGGCAGACATGTTGCATCCCCTGATCGATACATCGGTTATCCTTGGGACCAGCG